A region from the Hypericibacter adhaerens genome encodes:
- a CDS encoding ABC transporter permease subunit — MNAGAVRRRLLRLAPRREDRFILLVEALLLLGLLLAWHAASRRPLGAADIAIWLMAATPLALSAMTQTLPVLAGGHGLAAGSTALLVNAVVAIAPIASGTDALLWIVVGLALGAAVGAVNGTLIGQARLPTIAVTFATSVAVASLAQYLAANAPAPTGASSILQDALDLGSWWLPLLLILVFCAGGIALQMSSLGRGLAAMGHRPGLAQQFALPTARWRMLAYTIAGLGYGATGVFLAAQVGSVDLVMGAPLLLQIYAAVALGGGVPGLRAGSVPGSLLGALVVSATGNLMLPIGLDDYLSSGFDAFWLLLGLASCVALVRLRPQSAIMPPPLPDPPATNSGLAMLALGLLSILVLLFIEPANRDLLTIASLLPLLVVGQGAVMRAGGLDFAMPALVAFAGIGIVTLSQGLNDLLPLSVPVILIVAILIGALQGRMARRLRRGIVVLGLALGGLLLTVADALVVESPTGFAPSMLTGLATTRWGGLPPVVWFAVPLALGSAWWLDRHGPHWQRAAYWLSAVMAALFGLAMAGFAGQYKLGTIDTYLTPTFVAAVLGGISFMGGRGSLLAGIGASLLITALDSLLIAAGWSFEFRLIGFAALLLLAVAWQEKEFKPFFRLQALLPAARRERS; from the coding sequence ATGAATGCCGGGGCCGTCCGTCGTCGTCTGCTACGGCTCGCACCGCGCCGCGAGGATCGCTTCATCCTCCTCGTCGAGGCGCTGCTGCTGTTGGGGCTGCTGCTCGCCTGGCACGCGGCCAGCCGGCGCCCGCTGGGTGCCGCCGATATCGCGATCTGGCTGATGGCGGCGACACCGCTCGCCTTGTCGGCAATGACACAGACGCTGCCGGTGCTCGCGGGCGGCCATGGGCTCGCCGCGGGCTCGACGGCGCTCCTGGTGAACGCGGTGGTCGCGATCGCGCCGATCGCGAGCGGCACGGATGCGCTGCTCTGGATCGTGGTGGGGCTTGCGCTCGGCGCCGCCGTCGGCGCCGTCAACGGCACCTTGATCGGGCAGGCCCGGCTGCCCACGATCGCCGTCACCTTCGCGACCAGCGTCGCCGTCGCGAGCCTGGCGCAGTATCTCGCCGCGAACGCGCCCGCGCCGACCGGTGCCTCCTCGATCCTGCAGGACGCGCTCGATCTGGGGTCCTGGTGGCTGCCCCTGCTGCTGATCCTCGTCTTCTGCGCCGGCGGCATCGCCTTGCAGATGTCGTCGCTCGGTCGCGGTCTGGCGGCGATGGGCCATCGCCCGGGACTGGCCCAGCAGTTCGCCCTGCCCACCGCGCGCTGGCGCATGCTCGCCTACACGATCGCGGGCCTCGGCTATGGGGCCACCGGCGTCTTCCTCGCGGCCCAGGTCGGCTCGGTCGACCTGGTGATGGGGGCGCCGCTGCTGCTGCAGATCTATGCCGCGGTGGCGCTGGGCGGCGGCGTGCCGGGCTTGCGCGCGGGCTCGGTGCCGGGATCGCTCCTGGGCGCGCTCGTCGTCTCGGCCACCGGCAATCTGATGCTGCCGATCGGGCTCGACGATTATCTCTCGAGCGGCTTCGATGCCTTCTGGCTGCTGCTGGGCCTCGCCTCCTGCGTCGCGCTGGTCCGGCTGCGGCCGCAAAGCGCGATCATGCCGCCGCCCTTGCCCGACCCGCCCGCCACGAACAGCGGCCTCGCGATGCTGGCGCTGGGGCTGCTGTCGATCCTGGTGCTGCTCTTCATCGAGCCCGCCAACCGCGACCTGCTGACGATCGCCAGCCTGTTGCCGCTGCTCGTGGTCGGGCAGGGTGCCGTGATGCGCGCGGGCGGCCTCGATTTCGCCATGCCGGCCCTGGTCGCGTTCGCCGGCATCGGCATCGTGACGCTGTCGCAGGGGCTGAACGATCTCCTGCCGCTGTCGGTGCCGGTGATCCTCATCGTCGCGATCCTCATCGGCGCGCTCCAGGGCCGCATGGCGCGCCGCTTGCGCCGCGGCATCGTGGTGCTGGGACTGGCGCTGGGCGGGCTGCTGCTGACGGTGGCCGATGCGCTGGTGGTGGAATCGCCGACCGGCTTCGCGCCCTCGATGCTGACCGGGCTCGCCACGACGCGTTGGGGCGGGCTGCCGCCGGTCGTCTGGTTCGCGGTGCCGCTGGCTCTGGGATCGGCCTGGTGGCTCGACCGCCATGGCCCGCATTGGCAGCGAGCGGCCTACTGGCTGAGCGCCGTCATGGCGGCCTTGTTCGGGCTGGCGATGGCGGGCTTCGCCGGGCAGTACAAGCTCGGCACCATCGACACCTACCTGACGCCGACCTTCGTCGCGGCCGTGCTGGGCGGCATCTCCTTCATGGGCGGCCGCGGCAGCCTGCTCGCGGGCATCGGGGCCAGCCTGCTGATCACGGCGCTCGACAGCCTGCTGATCGCGGCCGGCTGGTCCTTCGAGTTCCGCCTGATCGGTTTCGCCGCGCTGCTGCTGCTCGCGGTCGCGTGGCAGGAGAAGGAGTTCAAGCCCTTCTTCCGGCTTCAGGCCCTGCTGCCGGCGGCAAGGCGCGAGCGATCATGA
- a CDS encoding FadR/GntR family transcriptional regulator codes for MTTHGQSARLQTVTEELRNQIASGGWAAGRQVPPERALAEQFGLARNTLRRVLKLLEDEGLLERHVGRGTFVRSPSDGKSNGTNGHNGHNGNGHALNGSMSGDLTTKLRGASPADLMEVRIIIEPQMAALAASRATAEDIAQIEQALKHSIAAKGLAEFEHWDAQLHLTIFKAAKNAILMAWCEAINVVRNEPDWYRLKKRSLTPEVRNSYDRDHTEIVAALKERDPEAARKVLYRHLTRVRDSLLALG; via the coding sequence ATGACAACACACGGTCAGTCTGCGCGCTTACAAACCGTCACCGAAGAGCTCCGCAACCAGATCGCCTCCGGCGGCTGGGCGGCAGGCCGGCAGGTCCCGCCCGAGCGCGCCCTGGCCGAGCAGTTCGGCCTCGCCCGCAACACCCTGCGGCGGGTGCTGAAGCTCCTGGAGGACGAGGGTTTGCTCGAGCGCCATGTCGGGCGCGGCACCTTCGTCCGCTCCCCCTCCGACGGGAAGTCCAACGGGACCAATGGCCATAACGGCCATAACGGGAACGGTCATGCCCTCAACGGGAGCATGAGCGGCGACCTCACCACCAAGCTCCGGGGGGCGAGCCCCGCGGACCTGATGGAGGTCCGGATCATCATCGAGCCACAGATGGCGGCCCTGGCCGCCAGCCGGGCCACGGCCGAGGACATCGCCCAGATCGAGCAGGCCCTCAAGCACTCGATCGCGGCCAAGGGCCTGGCCGAGTTCGAGCATTGGGACGCCCAGCTCCACCTGACCATCTTCAAGGCCGCCAAGAACGCGATCCTGATGGCCTGGTGCGAGGCGATCAATGTCGTGCGCAACGAGCCCGACTGGTACCGGCTCAAGAAGCGCAGCCTGACGCCCGAGGTCCGCAACAGCTACGACCGTGACCATACCGAGATCGTGGCGGCGCTGAAGGAGCGCGACCCCGAGGCGGCCCGCAAGGTGCTCTACCGCCACCTGACCCGGGTCCGGGATTCGCTTCTGGCGCTGGGCTGA
- a CDS encoding fumarylacetoacetate hydrolase family protein, translating into MKLVVFEREGRRGVGILEQEDRVRPYRLTDAEAAQGLQPIIEARLAGRVLPLADVTVALEGVRLVAPFPHPRRNIFCVGKNYHEHAHEFARSGFDSSAASGAVPDAPIIFTKVPETVTGPHDPILMEPRVSAAVDYEAELCVIIGQGGRGIAKAEALAHVWGYTIVNDVTARDLQAKHKQWLIGKSQDSFCPMGPCAVTADEIDLADTPVRCWVNGELRQNANTRDLIFDVPTLIETLSAGITLLPGDLIATGTPVGVGIGFNPPRYLKPGDRVRVEIGGIGQIENEVQEFQAQRRAGSAA; encoded by the coding sequence GTGAAGCTGGTGGTTTTCGAGCGTGAAGGCCGCCGGGGTGTCGGCATCCTGGAGCAGGAAGACCGGGTCCGCCCCTACCGCCTGACCGACGCCGAAGCCGCCCAAGGTCTCCAGCCCATCATCGAGGCCCGGCTCGCCGGCCGGGTCCTGCCGCTGGCGGATGTCACGGTGGCGCTGGAGGGGGTCCGGCTGGTGGCGCCCTTCCCCCACCCCCGGCGCAACATCTTCTGCGTCGGCAAGAACTATCACGAGCACGCCCACGAGTTCGCCCGGAGCGGGTTCGATTCCTCGGCCGCCTCCGGCGCCGTCCCCGACGCCCCCATCATCTTCACCAAGGTGCCGGAGACCGTGACCGGCCCCCACGACCCGATCCTGATGGAGCCCCGGGTCTCGGCCGCGGTCGATTACGAGGCCGAGCTCTGCGTCATCATCGGCCAGGGCGGGCGCGGCATCGCCAAGGCCGAGGCCCTGGCCCATGTCTGGGGCTACACCATCGTCAACGACGTGACCGCCCGCGACCTCCAGGCCAAGCACAAGCAGTGGCTGATCGGTAAGTCGCAGGACAGCTTCTGCCCGATGGGCCCCTGCGCCGTCACGGCCGACGAGATCGACCTCGCCGACACGCCCGTGCGCTGCTGGGTCAATGGCGAGCTGCGGCAGAACGCCAATACCCGCGACCTGATCTTCGACGTGCCGACCCTGATCGAGACGCTCTCGGCCGGCATCACGCTCCTGCCCGGCGACCTGATCGCGACCGGGACGCCGGTCGGCGTCGGCATCGGCTTCAACCCGCCGCGCTATCTCAAGCCCGGCGACCGGGTCCGGGTCGAGATCGGCGGCATCGGCCAGATCGAGAACGAGGTCCAGGAGTTCCAGGCGCAACGGCGCGCGGGCTCGGCGGCATGA
- a CDS encoding alpha/beta fold hydrolase: MSTQTIERMAVEVEGEGDPIILVHGLGGSSNTWTPQLGILAGRYRIIRPDLQGSGRSPLGAGPLSVDGFADSLIRMAKVLGVERAHFAGHSLGTIILEKIAIAEPRLVRSLTLCGPLLAPPDQGRQGLKDRAAKARAEGMADIADAVLAGAVSAHSKQANPVALAAARESLMRQCPQGYAATCEALAAVEAADVTRITAPTLLIAGENDPVAPPSIARTIADRIKGARVHVLPRIAHWTTFEAAAEVNALMKDFLAAQR, translated from the coding sequence ATGAGCACCCAGACCATCGAGCGCATGGCGGTCGAGGTCGAGGGCGAAGGCGACCCGATCATCCTGGTCCATGGGCTCGGCGGCAGCTCCAACACCTGGACGCCGCAGCTCGGCATCTTGGCCGGCCGCTACCGCATCATCCGCCCGGACCTGCAGGGCTCGGGCCGCAGCCCGCTGGGCGCCGGACCGCTCTCGGTCGACGGTTTCGCCGACAGCCTGATCCGCATGGCCAAGGTGCTGGGCGTCGAGCGCGCCCATTTCGCCGGCCATTCGCTGGGCACCATCATCCTGGAGAAGATCGCCATCGCCGAGCCGCGGCTGGTGCGCAGCCTCACGCTCTGCGGGCCGCTCCTGGCGCCGCCCGACCAGGGCCGCCAGGGCCTCAAGGACCGCGCCGCCAAGGCGCGCGCCGAAGGCATGGCCGACATCGCCGACGCGGTGCTGGCGGGCGCCGTCTCCGCCCATTCCAAGCAGGCCAATCCGGTGGCGCTCGCGGCCGCGCGCGAATCGCTGATGCGCCAATGCCCGCAAGGCTACGCCGCGACCTGCGAGGCGCTGGCCGCGGTCGAGGCCGCCGACGTGACGCGGATCACGGCACCCACGCTGCTGATCGCGGGCGAGAACGATCCCGTGGCGCCGCCCTCGATCGCGCGCACGATCGCCGACCGCATCAAGGGGGCCCGCGTCCATGTGCTGCCGCGGATCGCCCATTGGACCACCTTCGAAGCCGCCGCCGAGGTCAACGCATTGATGAAGGACTTCCTGGCGGCGCAGCGCTGA
- a CDS encoding metal-dependent hydrolase family protein: protein MSNVLFTNVRIFDGTGEHPYTGEVLVQGNRIKHVGRGSRTVPVNGNTVIDGAGCTLMPGMTEAHTHFSWNNAASLDAIFRMPPEEHTLLAASSAKTYLDMGWTSCVGAAAAKPRLDVVIRNAINSGQIPGPRYLANSQEIATMGGLGDTNPPHVDAPEMSFGWVVTGPEEMRKAVRMFIKYGVDLIKLNLSGEEMTDTKAQETPMAEEEIVMAVTEAKRRGIRVCAHARSDESVRLCIKHGIEIIYHASYCTDETIDLLAQHKDKFFVAPGLGWLVNTARNAGPFGIKPDSPLGIYYERELHIAIETMRKMHRKGIRVLPGGDYGFAWTKHGANAKDLEYFVDMLGMSPIETLIAATRYGGQIMGRPGELGQIKTGYLADMLLIDGDPVANIRILQDRNRILAVMKDGEFFRSPDMQPSRARVAV from the coding sequence ATGAGTAACGTGCTCTTCACCAACGTCCGCATTTTCGACGGCACCGGCGAGCATCCCTATACCGGCGAGGTGCTGGTCCAGGGCAACCGCATCAAGCATGTGGGCCGCGGCAGCCGCACCGTGCCGGTCAACGGCAACACGGTCATCGACGGCGCCGGCTGCACGCTGATGCCGGGCATGACCGAGGCCCACACGCATTTCTCCTGGAACAACGCGGCCAGCCTCGACGCGATCTTCCGCATGCCGCCCGAGGAGCACACGCTGCTCGCGGCGAGCTCGGCCAAGACCTATCTCGACATGGGCTGGACCTCCTGCGTCGGCGCCGCGGCGGCCAAGCCCCGGCTCGACGTGGTGATCCGCAACGCGATCAATTCCGGCCAGATCCCCGGTCCGCGCTATCTCGCCAACAGCCAGGAGATCGCCACCATGGGCGGTCTCGGCGACACCAACCCGCCCCATGTGGACGCGCCCGAGATGTCCTTCGGCTGGGTCGTCACGGGCCCCGAGGAGATGCGCAAGGCCGTGCGCATGTTCATCAAATACGGCGTCGATCTCATCAAGCTCAATCTCTCCGGCGAGGAGATGACCGACACCAAGGCGCAGGAAACGCCGATGGCGGAGGAAGAGATCGTCATGGCCGTCACCGAGGCCAAGCGCCGCGGCATCCGCGTCTGCGCCCATGCCCGTTCCGACGAATCCGTGCGGCTCTGCATCAAGCACGGCATCGAGATCATCTATCACGCCTCCTACTGCACCGACGAGACGATCGACCTGCTGGCGCAGCACAAGGACAAGTTCTTCGTGGCGCCGGGCCTGGGCTGGCTCGTCAACACGGCGCGCAATGCCGGTCCCTTCGGCATCAAGCCGGATTCGCCGCTCGGCATCTATTATGAGCGCGAGCTCCATATCGCGATCGAGACCATGCGCAAGATGCACCGCAAGGGCATCCGCGTGCTCCCCGGCGGCGATTACGGCTTCGCCTGGACCAAGCACGGCGCCAACGCCAAGGATCTCGAATATTTCGTCGACATGCTCGGCATGAGCCCGATCGAGACGCTGATCGCTGCCACGCGCTATGGCGGGCAGATCATGGGCCGGCCGGGCGAGCTGGGCCAGATCAAGACCGGCTATCTCGCCGACATGCTGCTGATCGACGGCGATCCGGTCGCCAATATCCGCATCCTGCAGGACCGCAACCGCATCCTGGCCGTGATGAAGGACGGCGAGTTCTTCCGCTCGCCCGATATGCAGCCGAGCCGCGCGCGCGTCGCGGTCTAA
- a CDS encoding branched-chain amino acid ABC transporter permease, translating into MKLFLLTFMNGLTLAALYFLVASGFTLVFGLMRNVNLAHGSLYLLGAYIGFSTAQWTGSWYLGVAAGFFGMALVGLALQIFVFRHMEGQDLRQTMVTIGISIVLADIMLWIWSGNTYQFQAPDMLSGVAHVPLVRVYPAYRLVVLGVAIVIGVGLWLFLNKTAIGMMIRAGVDDRAMLSATGVNVHLIFAVTFAIGAGLAGFAGVVGGTALSIAPGEDVRYLLASLIVTIVGGMGSITGAAIGALLIGLAEQFGLAYSPTYGVVYTFLIMVAVLAFRPQGIMGKRA; encoded by the coding sequence GTGAAGCTCTTCCTGCTCACCTTCATGAACGGGCTGACGCTCGCCGCCCTCTATTTCCTGGTGGCGAGCGGCTTCACGCTCGTGTTCGGCCTGATGCGCAACGTCAATCTCGCGCATGGCTCGCTCTATCTCCTGGGCGCCTATATCGGCTTCAGCACGGCGCAATGGACCGGCTCCTGGTATCTGGGCGTGGCCGCGGGCTTCTTCGGCATGGCGCTGGTGGGCCTGGCGCTCCAGATCTTCGTCTTCCGTCACATGGAGGGCCAGGATCTGCGCCAGACCATGGTGACGATCGGCATCTCGATCGTGCTCGCCGACATCATGCTCTGGATCTGGTCGGGCAACACCTACCAGTTCCAGGCGCCGGACATGCTCTCGGGCGTGGCCCATGTGCCGTTGGTCCGGGTCTATCCGGCCTATCGCCTGGTGGTGCTGGGAGTCGCCATCGTCATCGGCGTCGGGCTCTGGCTGTTCCTCAACAAGACCGCCATCGGCATGATGATCCGCGCGGGCGTGGACGACCGCGCCATGCTGTCGGCGACGGGCGTCAACGTGCATCTGATCTTCGCCGTCACCTTCGCGATCGGCGCGGGCCTCGCGGGCTTCGCGGGCGTCGTCGGCGGCACCGCCCTCTCGATCGCACCCGGCGAGGATGTGCGCTACCTCCTCGCCTCGCTGATCGTCACCATCGTCGGCGGGATGGGCTCGATCACGGGTGCGGCCATCGGCGCGCTCCTGATCGGGCTCGCGGAGCAGTTCGGCCTCGCCTATTCGCCGACCTATGGCGTGGTCTACACCTTCCTCATCATGGTCGCAGTCCTGGCCTTCCGCCCGCAGGGTATCATGGGCAAGCGGGCCTGA